In a single window of the Candidatus Eisenbacteria bacterium genome:
- a CDS encoding NHL repeat-containing protein, with product MTPRLPLILGALLLCFALPARSDIVYVRSFGGGSTSENRLSAPAGLSVGFEGMLWVADAAENRVLAFDSTGAERMRIGYAGSGEGRFLEPTDVAAGEGLHLYVLDAGNERVQVFDRYGQFNEVILSREAGTIGVPVGIEADPFGRLYVTDAEEDLVRVFRSYTGEEEFTLGGFGAEEGRFRLPADVAADRARRIYVADRENGRIQVFDALGAFLYAFGAEDGPGRLVEPAAVAVDRFGFIFVADAGEGRLAVYRQGGVFAAEVRNLPDGAALGSPRGVAVGEGGILYVSDTENGRIHQFRYAFPARAR from the coding sequence GTGACTCCTCGCCTCCCCTTGATTCTCGGCGCTCTTCTCCTCTGCTTCGCTCTTCCCGCGAGGTCCGATATCGTTTATGTTCGTAGCTTTGGCGGCGGTTCGACCTCGGAGAACCGCCTCTCCGCACCCGCGGGTCTTTCCGTCGGTTTCGAGGGGATGCTTTGGGTCGCCGACGCCGCCGAAAACCGGGTGCTCGCTTTTGATTCCACCGGCGCGGAGAGGATGAGGATCGGTTACGCCGGCTCCGGGGAGGGACGCTTCCTGGAGCCCACCGACGTGGCCGCCGGAGAGGGACTCCACCTCTACGTGTTGGACGCGGGAAACGAACGGGTTCAGGTTTTCGACCGTTACGGCCAGTTCAACGAGGTGATCCTCTCCCGGGAGGCGGGGACGATCGGCGTTCCCGTCGGGATCGAGGCGGATCCTTTCGGCCGCCTCTACGTGACCGACGCCGAGGAGGATCTCGTCAGGGTCTTCCGTTCCTACACCGGCGAGGAGGAGTTCACCCTCGGCGGATTCGGCGCCGAGGAGGGGCGGTTCCGCCTCCCCGCCGACGTGGCGGCGGACCGGGCGCGGCGGATCTACGTAGCGGACCGGGAGAACGGGAGGATCCAGGTGTTCGACGCGCTCGGCGCGTTCCTCTACGCCTTCGGCGCCGAGGACGGGCCCGGGCGGCTTGTCGAACCGGCGGCGGTGGCGGTGGACCGTTTCGGGTTCATCTTCGTCGCCGACGCCGGGGAGGGCCGCCTGGCGGTTTACCGGCAGGGGGGCGTCTTCGCGGCGGAGGTTCGGAACCTGCCGGACGGCGCCGCTCTCGGCTCGCCGCGGGGGGTCGCCGTCGGCGAAGGCGGAATCCTTTATGTGTCGGACACGGAGAACGGCCGGATCCATCAGTTCCGCTACGCGTTCCCGGCCCGTGCGCGCTAG
- a CDS encoding BamA/TamA family outer membrane protein yields the protein MRSKGTIRILRPAVLLLAAFLLAAGDVSGERIGSIRIEGNQAFPGDRALEALDLAPGGEWSAREESVAVLRLLDRYARAGYLEAEASVRVFSAPGGAVDLELTIREGPFLPLVRVDIEGTRALPVEEIRGRIDTRPGRVLNAARLEEDLDRTLRRYASSGYPFARILTSRVERSGDPEGIALRLQVVEGPFLTLGDIRVTGNRSTRASVIRRLSGLRFGEPYDQDAVEAGRDRLLRSGLFRTVSDPTTRVEWKEKEAVVEYAVEEGRHNRITGVVGYAPGPNGGDAVISGFVDLSFRNILGTARSAEIRWERVTPETRHARIAYREPWVLGTPFSLGGEMAQVLRDSTYSRFTGDLTSDVELSRRVRADFRFGGETMRPRREAAPVPRSRRAWGGIGFSYEGRDYPANPTGGWKARLGGEYAERRIDEEPERGFEGKRVRQATLDAAVGLYHRVGRRGVLAWEGEGIGRYTNASYVPAYDQFYLGGATTLRGYDEDRFLGERIAWSRLEARVLLGPLSRAFLFFDSGWVFRRFEEGDSIAHSTIVRHGYGFGIRVDSAIGLLGVDFGIGQGDGFSDAKIHVSAEGTF from the coding sequence TTGAGAAGTAAAGGTACAATTCGAATTCTCCGGCCGGCGGTCCTTCTTCTCGCCGCGTTCCTTCTCGCCGCGGGCGACGTGTCCGGAGAAAGGATCGGATCGATCCGGATCGAGGGGAACCAGGCCTTTCCCGGGGACCGCGCGCTGGAGGCGCTCGATCTGGCGCCCGGAGGGGAGTGGAGCGCCCGCGAGGAATCGGTCGCCGTTCTTCGCCTTCTGGACCGCTACGCGCGCGCCGGCTACCTGGAGGCGGAGGCGTCGGTCCGCGTCTTCTCCGCGCCCGGGGGTGCCGTCGATCTGGAACTGACGATCCGGGAGGGACCTTTCCTGCCGTTGGTGCGGGTCGATATCGAAGGGACCCGCGCCCTCCCCGTGGAGGAGATCCGGGGGCGGATCGACACGCGACCGGGACGGGTGCTGAACGCCGCCCGTCTGGAGGAAGACCTGGACAGGACGCTGCGGCGCTACGCGTCGTCCGGCTATCCCTTCGCCCGGATCCTGACCAGCCGGGTGGAACGTTCGGGCGACCCCGAGGGGATCGCCCTCCGTTTGCAGGTGGTGGAAGGTCCCTTCCTCACCCTCGGCGACATCCGCGTGACCGGGAACCGGAGCACGCGCGCCTCGGTGATCCGCCGCCTCTCGGGCCTCCGCTTCGGCGAGCCCTACGATCAGGACGCCGTGGAAGCGGGCCGGGATCGACTCCTCCGCTCCGGCCTCTTCCGCACCGTCTCCGACCCGACGACGCGTGTCGAGTGGAAGGAGAAAGAGGCGGTGGTGGAGTACGCCGTCGAGGAGGGACGGCACAACCGGATCACCGGGGTCGTCGGATACGCCCCCGGCCCGAACGGGGGGGACGCGGTGATCAGCGGTTTCGTCGATCTCTCCTTCCGGAACATACTGGGCACCGCCCGGAGCGCGGAGATCCGCTGGGAGAGGGTGACGCCCGAGACGCGGCACGCCCGGATCGCCTACCGCGAGCCGTGGGTCCTCGGCACCCCCTTCTCCCTCGGAGGAGAGATGGCGCAGGTGCTGCGCGATTCCACCTACTCCCGTTTCACCGGCGACCTCACCTCCGACGTGGAACTCTCCCGAAGAGTGCGCGCCGATTTCCGTTTCGGCGGCGAGACGATGCGTCCGAGGCGGGAGGCGGCGCCGGTGCCGCGGAGCCGCCGTGCGTGGGGGGGGATCGGTTTCTCTTATGAGGGGAGGGACTATCCGGCCAATCCGACCGGTGGTTGGAAGGCGCGCCTCGGCGGGGAGTACGCGGAGCGGCGGATCGACGAGGAGCCGGAGCGCGGGTTCGAGGGGAAGAGGGTGCGGCAGGCGACATTGGATGCGGCGGTCGGCCTCTACCATCGCGTGGGCCGAAGGGGGGTGCTCGCCTGGGAGGGAGAGGGGATCGGCCGCTATACGAACGCGTCCTACGTTCCCGCCTACGACCAGTTCTACCTGGGGGGCGCCACCACGCTTCGGGGATACGACGAGGACCGCTTCCTCGGCGAGAGGATCGCCTGGTCCCGCCTGGAGGCGCGGGTTCTGCTCGGTCCCCTTTCCCGCGCCTTCCTCTTCTTCGACAGCGGTTGGGTCTTCCGGCGCTTCGAGGAAGGGGATAGCATCGCCCATTCCACGATCGTCCGGCACGGCTACGGTTTCGGTATCCGCGTCGACTCGGCGATCGGCCTGCTGGGCGTCGACTTCGGCATCGGCCAGGGGGACGGCTTCTCGGACGCCAAGATCCATGTGAGCGCCGAGGGGACCTTCTGA
- a CDS encoding SH3 domain-containing protein, translating to MRRLNRGIVPPLIGILLAGCGGPPSKPPRGWLPSAKEGERSVCGGWVDIRLREPLPRESWPEPWDGEVTVSFANLHDGPRAGFGSDVVGAVKRGDCYRLIEEKEFWLRIRLDDGAEGWVSRQYVSRKPLSPRSLRGELIAVEEDSLFLLQRGRLIGVPLENVRDGVLRRFDSSVDHIKMWTALGAVSTVTHSFLLIFSLPLWLVVGLPTSHGIGRLGRVRFDREKTDRIAPGARFPGGFPEGIDRDAILPGEGRGPCSEDRGRGSLPMRKERGGESAEDADPLGAAGGAH from the coding sequence ATGAGACGCCTGAACCGAGGGATCGTTCCGCCGCTCATCGGCATCCTTCTCGCCGGCTGCGGCGGGCCGCCGTCGAAACCGCCGCGGGGATGGCTCCCCTCCGCCAAGGAGGGGGAGCGTTCCGTCTGCGGCGGCTGGGTCGACATCCGTCTCCGCGAGCCTCTTCCCCGCGAATCCTGGCCGGAGCCTTGGGACGGCGAGGTGACCGTTTCCTTTGCGAACCTACACGACGGGCCTCGCGCCGGTTTCGGGAGCGATGTAGTCGGCGCGGTGAAACGGGGGGATTGTTATCGCCTCATCGAGGAGAAGGAGTTTTGGCTCCGGATCCGTCTGGACGACGGGGCGGAGGGATGGGTCTCCCGCCAGTATGTGAGCCGCAAACCGCTCAGTCCCCGGTCTCTCCGGGGGGAGCTGATCGCCGTGGAGGAGGACTCCCTCTTCCTCCTGCAGAGAGGCCGTCTGATCGGCGTTCCTCTGGAGAACGTGCGGGACGGTGTTCTCCGGCGCTTCGACAGCTCCGTGGATCATATTAAAATGTGGACCGCGCTCGGCGCGGTCAGCACCGTCACGCACAGCTTCCTATTGATCTTCTCGCTCCCGCTCTGGCTTGTGGTGGGATTGCCGACGAGCCACGGAATCGGGAGGCTGGGCCGTGTCCGCTTCGACCGGGAAAAGACCGACCGCATCGCCCCCGGCGCGCGTTTCCCCGGCGGTTTCCCGGAGGGGATCGATCGGGACGCCATCCTCCCCGGCGAGGGGCGCGGCCCCTGTTCGGAGGATCGCGGCCGCGGGTCTCTCCCGATGAGGAAGGAGAGGGGGGGAGAATCGGCCGAAGACGCGGACCCGCTCGGCGCGGCAGGAGGTGCTCATTGA
- a CDS encoding GNAT family N-acetyltransferase — MKSFTIRPIAEGDRDWVRDLFAEHWGSSLVITRGTAHQADALPGFIAAEKGGGVRIGLLTYRIDGDECEIVSLNSLREGIGVGGALLGAATEEARRAGCLRALLITTNDNLPAVRFYQKRGWRLRAVYPGAIRESRRRKPAIPETGVDGIPIRDEIELELPLDGR; from the coding sequence TTGAAATCGTTCACGATTCGCCCGATCGCTGAGGGGGACCGGGACTGGGTCCGCGATCTCTTCGCCGAGCACTGGGGATCCTCCCTGGTGATCACCAGGGGGACGGCGCACCAAGCGGACGCGCTCCCCGGATTCATCGCCGCCGAGAAAGGAGGGGGCGTGCGCATCGGTCTTCTCACCTACCGGATCGACGGGGACGAGTGCGAGATCGTCTCCCTGAACAGTCTGCGCGAAGGGATCGGCGTGGGCGGGGCGCTCCTCGGCGCGGCGACGGAGGAGGCGAGGCGCGCCGGATGCCTCCGGGCCCTGCTGATCACCACCAACGACAACCTCCCCGCCGTCCGTTTCTATCAAAAGCGCGGATGGCGTCTCCGCGCGGTCTACCCCGGCGCGATCCGCGAATCCCGCCGGCGGAAGCCGGCGATCCCGGAGACCGGCGTGGACGGGATCCCGATCCGGGACGAGATCGAGCTGGAACTCCCCCTCGACGGGCGCTGA
- the ligA gene encoding NAD-dependent DNA ligase LigA has product MAEKAPQKIRREAEKLRREIVRHDRLYYEEAAPVLSDHDYDLLLARLVEIEERYPCLRVPDSPTRRVGGAPSDRFETVEHAVPMLSLDNTYSAEELGEFDRRIRKLLGRESLDYAVEYKLDGVAVTLLYRDGAFVRGATRGDGRRGDDITENLKTIRSIPLKLEGGASSGEVEVRGEAYIAFQDLEKINRRREEAGEALFANPRNLAAGTLKLLDPRQVAKRPLRFRAYRIVDPEGIGIGTQMETLERLGAFGFSVDGEARLCEGIDGATARCLEMQEARYRLPFGVDGAVLKVNDFSLYGRLGATSKSPRWGIAYKFPAERKTTTVRAIDLQVGRTGAVTPVANVAPVPLAGTIVRRATLHNEEEIRRLDVRVGDTVWIEKSGDIIPRILGVEASARPPGAAPFRFPEECPVCGEPLIRTEGEVVVRCENPACPALARARIVHYASRNAMDIEGLGVKVVDQLVGAALVAEIPDLYRLEKERLAALERFGEKSAENLIAALEESRTRSLDRFLFALGVRHVGRTTARALAEHFGELDRVLAASEEELASVDAVGPVIASSAAQFFRSAAGARLIRRLHEEGVRPPPMEMGDAGEAPLRGKRVVLTGTLESLTREEARRRIEEAGGRVVSSVSAKTDLVVAGASPGSKLRKAEELGVAVVDEAGFLAMWGGRE; this is encoded by the coding sequence ATGGCCGAAAAGGCGCCCCAAAAGATCCGCCGGGAGGCGGAGAAGCTCCGGCGGGAGATCGTCCGCCACGACCGTCTCTATTATGAAGAGGCGGCGCCGGTCCTCTCCGACCACGACTACGACCTCCTCCTCGCCCGTCTCGTTGAAATCGAAGAGCGCTACCCCTGTCTCCGCGTCCCCGATTCACCCACGCGGAGGGTGGGGGGCGCGCCTTCGGACCGCTTCGAGACGGTGGAGCACGCCGTCCCCATGCTCTCCCTGGACAACACCTACTCGGCGGAGGAGCTGGGAGAGTTCGACCGGCGGATTCGCAAGCTCCTCGGCCGGGAGAGCCTCGACTACGCGGTGGAGTACAAGCTGGACGGCGTGGCGGTCACTCTTCTCTATCGCGACGGCGCGTTCGTCCGCGGCGCCACGCGAGGCGACGGCCGCCGCGGCGACGACATCACCGAAAACCTGAAAACCATACGCTCCATCCCGCTCAAACTGGAGGGGGGCGCGTCCTCGGGGGAGGTGGAGGTCCGCGGGGAGGCGTACATCGCTTTCCAAGATCTGGAGAAGATCAACCGCCGCCGGGAGGAGGCGGGGGAGGCGCTCTTCGCCAACCCGCGCAACCTGGCCGCCGGCACGCTCAAGCTGCTCGACCCGCGCCAGGTGGCGAAGCGTCCTCTTCGTTTCCGCGCCTACCGGATCGTGGACCCCGAAGGGATCGGCATCGGTACGCAGATGGAGACCCTGGAGCGTCTCGGCGCCTTCGGTTTCTCCGTCGACGGCGAGGCGCGCCTGTGCGAAGGGATCGACGGGGCGACGGCCCGTTGCCTGGAGATGCAGGAAGCCCGCTACCGGCTCCCCTTCGGCGTGGACGGCGCGGTTCTCAAGGTGAACGACTTCTCTCTCTACGGACGGCTCGGCGCGACCTCCAAGAGCCCCCGCTGGGGGATCGCCTACAAGTTCCCGGCGGAGAGGAAGACCACCACGGTCCGCGCCATCGACCTGCAAGTGGGGCGAACCGGCGCGGTGACGCCGGTGGCGAACGTCGCCCCCGTTCCTCTCGCGGGGACGATCGTGCGGCGCGCCACTCTCCACAACGAGGAAGAGATCCGCCGTCTCGACGTGCGCGTCGGAGACACGGTATGGATCGAGAAGAGCGGCGACATCATCCCCCGGATCCTCGGCGTGGAGGCGTCCGCCCGCCCGCCCGGCGCCGCGCCCTTCCGTTTCCCGGAGGAATGTCCCGTTTGCGGCGAGCCGCTGATCCGGACCGAGGGGGAGGTAGTGGTCCGCTGCGAGAACCCGGCGTGCCCGGCGCTGGCGCGCGCCCGGATCGTTCACTACGCCTCGCGAAACGCCATGGACATCGAAGGATTGGGTGTGAAGGTCGTGGACCAGCTCGTCGGCGCGGCACTGGTTGCCGAGATCCCGGACCTCTATCGCCTCGAAAAAGAGAGGCTCGCCGCGCTGGAGCGTTTCGGCGAGAAGTCGGCGGAGAACCTGATCGCCGCCCTGGAGGAGAGCAGGACGAGGTCCCTGGATCGCTTCCTCTTCGCCCTCGGCGTTCGCCACGTGGGACGGACCACCGCGCGCGCCTTGGCGGAACATTTCGGCGAACTGGACCGCGTGCTCGCCGCCTCGGAGGAGGAACTCGCCTCGGTGGACGCCGTCGGCCCCGTCATCGCCTCGTCGGCGGCGCAGTTCTTCCGGAGCGCCGCCGGCGCGCGTCTGATCCGCCGCCTTCACGAAGAGGGGGTCCGACCGCCTCCGATGGAGATGGGCGACGCCGGAGAGGCGCCCCTCCGCGGGAAGAGGGTGGTCCTCACCGGAACGCTGGAGTCCCTCACCCGGGAGGAGGCGCGCCGAAGAATCGAAGAGGCGGGGGGTCGTGTCGTCTCCTCGGTGAGCGCCAAGACCGATCTGGTCGTCGCCGGCGCGTCCCCGGGATCGAAGCTGCGGAAGGCGGAGGAACTGGGCGTCGCCGTGGTCGACGAGGCGGGATTTCTCGCGATGTGGGGAGGAAGGGAATGA
- the hutH gene encoding histidine ammonia-lyase, translating into MKPIVIDGASLSVREVGEAARRGRSVRIDPGARRAVEAGRRLVDRAIAEQRIVYGVDTGFGDLAQVSIPREDLAALQLNLIRSHATGTGDPLDLPAVRAILLVKANALLKGHGGVRWEVPERLIDLLEREILPVVPSIGSVGASGDLAPLAHLSLPLVGEGEVWWKGERRAAGEALREAGLDPLCLEPKEGLGLINGTQGITALLTLALDGMDRTAAHAEIAAALSVDALRGTDAAYHPALYRARPHPGGVAAAERLRGLLAGSGIRGSHRFIRKTQDAYSIRCAPTVIGAARDVMERVRETTEIELNSATGNPLCFPEEDRILSGGNFHGEPVALAADFLAIAAAEVGSIAERRVARMVDPRLSGLPPYLAEEPGLHSGYMVAQYTAAALVSENKVWCHPASVDSIPTSGNQEDHVSMGFHGARKARTVAENVKRVVAIELILAAQGVEFLRPLRTSPRLEAAIEAIRAEVPRLMKDRPFTPDLERVLEMMNRGTILEAAGVSIGTAENDRV; encoded by the coding sequence ATGAAACCGATCGTGATCGACGGCGCGTCCCTCAGCGTACGGGAAGTGGGAGAGGCGGCGCGGCGCGGGCGCTCGGTTCGGATCGATCCCGGCGCGAGGAGGGCGGTGGAGGCGGGCCGGCGGCTCGTGGACCGCGCCATCGCGGAACAGAGGATCGTGTACGGCGTGGACACCGGCTTCGGCGACCTGGCGCAGGTTTCCATCCCGCGGGAGGATCTGGCGGCGCTGCAGCTCAACCTTATCCGGAGCCACGCCACCGGGACCGGCGATCCGCTTGACCTCCCCGCGGTGCGCGCGATCCTTCTCGTTAAGGCGAACGCGCTCCTCAAGGGGCACGGCGGTGTCCGCTGGGAGGTGCCGGAGCGCCTGATCGATCTGTTGGAGAGGGAGATCCTGCCGGTGGTCCCCTCCATCGGTTCGGTCGGGGCGAGCGGCGATCTCGCCCCCCTCGCCCATCTCTCCCTGCCGCTGGTCGGCGAGGGAGAAGTGTGGTGGAAGGGGGAGAGGCGCGCGGCCGGCGAGGCGCTCCGCGAGGCGGGACTCGATCCGCTCTGTTTGGAGCCGAAGGAGGGGCTCGGGCTCATCAACGGCACGCAGGGGATCACGGCGCTTCTCACCCTCGCGTTGGATGGGATGGACCGAACGGCGGCGCACGCCGAGATCGCCGCCGCCCTTTCGGTGGACGCGTTGCGGGGAACCGACGCCGCCTACCACCCCGCCCTCTACCGCGCCCGGCCCCACCCCGGGGGGGTCGCCGCGGCGGAGCGTCTCCGTGGGCTTCTCGCCGGGAGCGGGATCCGCGGCTCCCATCGTTTCATTCGTAAAACGCAGGACGCCTACTCGATCCGCTGCGCCCCCACGGTGATCGGCGCCGCGCGGGACGTGATGGAGCGCGTGCGGGAGACGACGGAGATCGAGCTGAATAGCGCCACGGGAAACCCGCTCTGCTTCCCCGAGGAAGATCGAATCCTTTCAGGTGGAAACTTTCACGGCGAGCCGGTCGCGCTGGCCGCCGACTTCCTCGCCATCGCCGCCGCCGAGGTGGGGAGCATCGCCGAGAGGCGAGTCGCCCGTATGGTGGATCCCAGACTCTCCGGTCTCCCTCCTTATTTGGCGGAGGAACCGGGGCTCCACTCCGGCTACATGGTCGCGCAGTACACCGCCGCCGCCCTCGTGTCGGAGAACAAGGTCTGGTGCCATCCCGCGTCGGTCGATTCGATCCCCACCTCCGGCAATCAGGAGGATCACGTCAGCATGGGGTTCCACGGGGCGCGCAAGGCGCGGACGGTCGCGGAGAACGTGAAACGCGTCGTCGCCATCGAGCTGATTCTCGCCGCCCAGGGGGTGGAGTTTCTGAGGCCTCTCCGGACGAGTCCGCGGCTCGAAGCGGCGATCGAGGCGATCCGCGCCGAGGTGCCCCGCCTCATGAAAGACCGCCCCTTCACACCGGACCTGGAGAGAGTGTTGGAGATGATGAACCGCGGGACGATTCTGGAGGCGGCGGGCGTCTCGATCGGAACCGCGGAAAATGATCGGGTTTGA
- a CDS encoding imidazolonepropionase produces the protein MERCDLLIRNVSCLATLAGGEPGPVSAPGWEHLGLIEGGALAARDGWIVAVGSDADVAARVSPSPDAIVLDGADRLLMPGFIDPHTHFLFAGTREDEYALRVEGVDYLEIRRRGGGIRRTVRRFRDSSDEELLRWGRERLNALFSFGTTTVEGKSGYGLNTEQELRALRLMGELDRTHPIGVERTFLGAHEIPEEYEGRREAYVDLVAEEMIPSVGGEARFCDVFCEKGVFSVEDSRRVLEAGKRHGLLPKLHAEEFASIGGGELAAEVGAVSADHLLAVTDSGCAAMAAAGVVAIILPGTSVGLAGRHFIDIEKFRRHRLPVAIGTDCNPGSSFTESMPAVISLACSLEGLTVPEGILGATRNAAAALRRLDRVGTLEVGKGADLILLRATHPAAIPYRFGSNLVEMVIREGKVYRTPGQGFVPVGRNSL, from the coding sequence ATGGAACGGTGCGACCTGCTGATCCGGAACGTGAGCTGCCTCGCCACCCTGGCGGGCGGGGAGCCGGGGCCGGTCTCCGCGCCGGGTTGGGAGCACCTGGGCCTCATCGAGGGGGGCGCCCTGGCGGCGCGAGACGGTTGGATCGTCGCCGTGGGCTCCGACGCGGACGTGGCGGCCCGCGTGTCGCCGTCGCCGGACGCGATCGTGCTCGACGGCGCGGACCGTCTCCTCATGCCCGGTTTCATCGATCCCCACACCCACTTTCTCTTCGCCGGGACCCGCGAGGACGAGTACGCCCTCCGCGTGGAGGGAGTGGACTATTTGGAGATTCGGCGGCGCGGCGGCGGCATACGCCGGACGGTGCGGCGCTTCCGGGATTCGTCGGACGAGGAACTGCTCCGGTGGGGCCGGGAGCGTTTGAACGCCCTCTTCTCCTTCGGGACCACCACGGTGGAGGGGAAGAGCGGTTACGGTCTGAACACGGAACAGGAGCTTCGCGCGCTTCGCTTGATGGGTGAATTGGACCGAACCCATCCGATCGGCGTGGAGCGAACCTTCCTCGGCGCCCACGAAATCCCCGAGGAGTACGAGGGGCGGCGGGAAGCCTACGTGGATCTGGTGGCGGAGGAGATGATCCCCTCGGTCGGCGGCGAGGCCCGCTTCTGCGACGTTTTCTGCGAGAAGGGGGTGTTTTCGGTGGAGGACTCGCGGCGCGTTCTGGAGGCGGGGAAGCGCCACGGCCTTCTTCCCAAGCTCCACGCCGAAGAGTTCGCCTCCATCGGCGGGGGCGAACTGGCCGCCGAAGTGGGTGCCGTCTCGGCGGACCATCTGCTGGCGGTGACCGACTCGGGGTGCGCCGCCATGGCCGCCGCGGGCGTCGTGGCGATCATCCTGCCGGGCACCTCGGTCGGTCTGGCGGGGCGCCACTTTATCGACATCGAAAAATTCCGCCGGCACCGCCTTCCCGTCGCCATAGGGACCGACTGCAATCCCGGAAGCAGCTTCACCGAATCGATGCCGGCCGTGATCAGTCTCGCCTGTTCCTTGGAGGGGCTCACCGTTCCCGAGGGGATTCTGGGGGCTACACGGAACGCCGCGGCGGCGCTCCGACGGCTGGATCGGGTCGGTACCCTGGAGGTGGGGAAGGGGGCTGATTTGATTCTTCTGCGCGCAACCCACCCGGCCGCAATACCTTACCGGTTCGGATCCAACCTGGTCGAGATGGTGATTCGGGAGGGAAAGGTCTATCGAACCCCCGGTCAAGGTTTCGTCCCCGTCGGCCGAAACTCCCTGTAG
- a CDS encoding tetratricopeptide repeat protein: MSSVSEILKRAKDCERKGDWDGAIAEFRKMVNAEPCPPIACNLMGDLYHKKGDAAEAYEWYRKAIDNYAREDLYANAIGICRKVLRQESGREEMLERLGGLFFSQGFVREAVKHYLDYAARMAERGDSESVIETATRVREILADDPAVRERLGDVLAMVSRPAEAAGEYRAALDGFRRCEKEPESSRVAEKLEKAKGESGPAAPEPEGIAEDAGAEAPAWDCGSVGEIDSVDGIPPEGLIDPAGEEPEGESPAAEPVEPHEFEIPGATFENDSRLVSFHPPEEPGGDEPEKPGSEARDALDGLIGAFPEEPSSAEEIEILSSESESFQEGEIETEETTADPVLDQSPKPQEDFVPVEEILREFQNGVGKILDEEDYQSHYDMGMSYKEMGLFEEALAEFEQAAVSPEFSPSCGEMMGAVLLEIHRSEDAIQILRPLVDGGENDSLGVHYLLGKAYERLGQRDRALLEYRFVEEHDPNFRDVRDRIERVHR; the protein is encoded by the coding sequence TTGTCATCGGTATCGGAAATTCTGAAAAGGGCGAAGGATTGCGAGCGGAAAGGCGACTGGGACGGCGCCATCGCCGAGTTCCGCAAAATGGTGAACGCGGAACCGTGCCCGCCGATCGCCTGCAATCTGATGGGCGATCTGTACCACAAGAAGGGGGACGCCGCGGAAGCCTACGAGTGGTACCGGAAAGCGATCGATAACTACGCTCGGGAGGACCTCTACGCCAACGCCATCGGCATCTGCCGGAAGGTTCTCCGGCAGGAATCCGGGCGTGAGGAGATGCTGGAGCGTCTCGGCGGACTCTTCTTCTCTCAAGGTTTTGTCCGGGAGGCGGTGAAGCACTATCTCGATTACGCCGCGCGTATGGCCGAGCGGGGCGACTCGGAATCGGTAATCGAGACGGCGACGCGCGTGAGGGAGATCCTGGCCGACGATCCGGCGGTTCGGGAGCGTCTCGGCGACGTGCTCGCCATGGTTTCCCGCCCCGCGGAAGCGGCGGGAGAGTACAGGGCCGCGCTGGACGGGTTCCGCCGCTGCGAAAAAGAGCCCGAGTCGAGTCGCGTCGCCGAGAAGCTGGAGAAGGCGAAAGGGGAGTCGGGGCCGGCCGCGCCGGAGCCGGAGGGGATCGCCGAGGACGCCGGCGCCGAAGCGCCCGCCTGGGATTGCGGGTCCGTCGGTGAAATCGACTCGGTGGACGGGATCCCGCCGGAGGGCTTGATCGATCCCGCCGGAGAAGAGCCGGAGGGGGAGAGCCCGGCCGCCGAGCCGGTGGAGCCGCACGAATTCGAGATCCCCGGCGCTACCTTCGAAAACGACTCCCGCCTGGTCTCCTTCCATCCTCCGGAAGAGCCGGGGGGGGACGAGCCCGAGAAGCCCGGCTCCGAGGCGCGGGACGCCTTGGACGGGCTGATAGGCGCGTTTCCGGAGGAACCGTCCTCCGCGGAGGAGATCGAGATTCTCTCGTCCGAGTCGGAATCGTTTCAAGAAGGGGAGATCGAGACGGAAGAAACGACCGCCGACCCGGTACTCGATCAATCTCCGAAGCCTCAGGAGGACTTCGTTCCCGTCGAGGAGATCCTAAGGGAGTTTCAGAACGGTGTCGGGAAAATACTCGACGAAGAAGACTACCAGTCTCACTATGACATGGGAATGTCCTACAAGGAGATGGGTCTGTTCGAGGAGGCGCTCGCCGAATTCGAGCAGGCCGCCGTTTCTCCCGAATTCAGCCCCTCCTGCGGCGAGATGATGGGTGCGGTGCTCTTGGAAATCCACCGGTCCGAGGACGCGATCCAAATCCTCCGGCCACTGGTCGACGGCGGCGAGAACGATTCCCTAGGCGTCCACTACCTTCTCGGTAAGGCTTACGAGCGGTTGGGACAGAGAGATCGGGCGCTCCTGGAGTATCGTTTCGTGGAGGAACACGATCCGAATTTCCGCGACGTGCGGGATCGGATCGAGCGCGTTCATCGCTGA